The following coding sequences are from one Streptomyces venezuelae window:
- a CDS encoding WhiB family transcriptional regulator, whose product MRMPNRTDLLAPALNSAFTDTRVSGPHRDEALDWRRNAACVDLPQQYVFTRTPAEAAPVLRACNQCPIRRECEAIVDPSHTWFDGVSGGRLWRNGREVKPRKPRSTEKPRSS is encoded by the coding sequence ATGCGCATGCCCAATCGGACAGATCTGCTCGCACCTGCTCTGAACAGCGCGTTTACTGACACACGAGTCTCCGGGCCCCACCGGGACGAGGCTCTCGACTGGCGCAGAAACGCCGCCTGTGTGGATCTCCCCCAGCAGTACGTCTTCACTCGCACCCCTGCAGAAGCCGCGCCGGTATTGCGCGCCTGCAATCAGTGCCCCATTCGCCGTGAGTGCGAAGCCATCGTCGACCCGTCGCACACGTGGTTCGACGGGGTCAGCGGGGGGCGCCTGTGGCGCAACGGACGCGAGGTCAAGCCGCGCAAGCCGAGGTCCACCGAGAAGCCGAGGAGCTCGTGA
- a CDS encoding transcriptional regulator has translation MRERGYDIDSPRGGGKSKLADDAGVHRAAVSRLIQRQSMPDLETMRRLAAVLGVPLRDMLIRSGRLSENDLPIMAARGGEPETPRLLSPEEAARRMGVPPELQEVFVRVTKAFLPQVE, from the coding sequence ATGCGCGAGCGCGGTTACGACATCGACAGTCCGCGCGGCGGCGGCAAGTCCAAACTGGCGGACGACGCGGGCGTGCACCGGGCCGCGGTCAGCCGACTGATCCAGCGGCAGAGCATGCCGGACCTGGAGACGATGCGGCGCCTCGCCGCCGTCCTCGGGGTCCCCCTGCGGGACATGCTGATCCGCTCCGGCCGGCTGTCCGAGAACGATCTGCCGATCATGGCGGCGCGGGGCGGGGAGCCCGAGACCCCCCGACTGCTGAGCCCCGAGGAAGCGGCCCGGAGAATGGGGGTGCCCCCGGAACTGCAGGAGGTCTTCGTGAGAGTCACGAAGGCGTTCCTGCCGCAGGTCGAGTAG